A stretch of DNA from Halodesulfovibrio sp. MK-HDV:
GGTAGGTAACAATTCAAAAGACACTCTCCTAGGCAGGAACGAGGCTCGTCACACCATGTTTCACAGACGATCTATTAAGAAATAGCACTGTAAGATTCATAAATACCATTCCTAAAGGAATTGCTTGAACCTTCAGGAGGCCGCTTAGCGTAAACACAGTGCCTACAAAAACCAACGCGCCAATACTCTGATTTATAATGATACTTCGATCAGCACCCACCGAATACAATTGATAATGTGAGACAAGTCCGAACACTTGTAATGAAACAGCAGCAAGCAGCGTTGGTAACAGATACATATTTTCTAAGAAAATATCCTTCTTCAACCACGTTACGTAGCCGTATATAAAGAGATAACAAACAGGAATGAAAACGAGAACGAGCAAGAAAATATGCAAATACATTTTTTGGGCAAGGCCAAAAAACGCTGTGTATTTCTTTTCCTGCCAATTTTTGATTTGTTGAGGATAGTTGAAATGGAAAATACAAGCGTCTGCGAAAGGGACAAGCGCGCTGACGACACTGAAAAATAAGGTATAAACACCCAAAATTTCAGCTCCACCAATCCGGTCAACCAAATACCTGTCAATGGTATAGACCCCTTGTGCAATTAGCGTCGAATATAAAAAGGGCAAAGAACTCAACACGCCTTTTTTTATCCACTGAAAATCAACGGTCTTAATCCGCTTAATTTCAATATCTCTTTGTATAAACAATACTCCCAGAAAACATGAGGTCGCAGAACCAGCCAACCATGTGCAAAAGAGTACTTTCAATGTTCTAAATTCTGGAACTATCAGACATAGAATGATCAAAACAATCGGCCAGATTCCACTTCTGAGAAACAACAATAATGTTGCCTGTAGCGGTTTTGATAGCGCTATTAGCCACCGTTGTTGCTCTTGAGAAATATGTTCCGCCAGCATTATGGGAAAAATCAATACAAATAACTCAAAGGGAATTATTTCAGAAAAAATCAAATATGACGCAACAGGAATCAAAAGTAAGTACATCAATAGATGAAAGATGAGTTGTTGTTGAATGATCCAGCTATGGCCCTCTTCCGTCTTAACCAATAGCCTTGTTGTATATGAATAGAACTGGCCACCAACTATTTCGTTACAGTACGCCACAGTAACTAAAATTAATCCATATGACCCAAGGTCACTGAGTGAAAAGAATTTTGCCAAAAAAAGTGTAAGAAGCAATTTAGAAACTAATGTTGCTCCTCTCATGGCAAGATTCGTCATGCGTTGAAAAAACAAATAATACTCCAATTTGCTTATCACAACTGTTGGTGGCTACAGGCACATTAAGAAAAACAGCCAACGACCTCTTCAAATGCAAATCGTATTTTTTCTAGATTCTCTCGCTCTGTCACAGCCTCAAAACTACGGCTATCAGCAAAGTTTCCTTCAAAACTATTACACAAAATGCGCTCAAGTTTTTTGATCCTGCTTTGTGGAGAATTCTCGATCTTACTGCTCAACGAAAGCAGCTCCTCTACAGAATCTTTGTATGGATTAAATTGATCCACCACCATGAGGTCACTAAAATACATTTTACTGGCCGTTACTGCGGGAACCCCAAGCAACGCAGCCTCAAAGCAGCTTGTGCCTGTAACTGAAATTACCATGCTGGCTTTCTTTATGAGCTGGTGACTGTCCTCTTTAGGACTCACTAACACCACGCCAGAAATTTTAGATAACTCTTTGTAAAACCCTTTAGGTCGGCAACCTACAGAGGGAAGATGCTCTTTAACCAAAATCTTATATTTTGCAGGAGTGGTTTTTGATATTGCCTGTATAAATTCTATCTGGTTGGCAAAGGTGTTCCCATAAACGTCTATGCTTGATTCAGGTTGAACATGCAGGGTTATTAATATGTACGAAGAAGGCACTACCATCTCAGCTGGAAAGACAACGGATGTTTCAAGCAGAGCTTTTCGTAAAATAGCCGTTTTTACTTTATCAAGAATCAACTGATGCAAACTTGGGGTGCACATTGAGTTCTTTTTCCCGGATACCATCATGCGTACCTGTCG
This window harbors:
- a CDS encoding lipopolysaccharide biosynthesis protein translates to MFFQRMTNLAMRGATLVSKLLLTLFLAKFFSLSDLGSYGLILVTVAYCNEIVGGQFYSYTTRLLVKTEEGHSWIIQQQLIFHLLMYLLLIPVASYLIFSEIIPFELFVLIFPIMLAEHISQEQQRWLIALSKPLQATLLLFLRSGIWPIVLIILCLIVPEFRTLKVLFCTWLAGSATSCFLGVLFIQRDIEIKRIKTVDFQWIKKGVLSSLPFLYSTLIAQGVYTIDRYLVDRIGGAEILGVYTLFFSVVSALVPFADACIFHFNYPQQIKNWQEKKYTAFFGLAQKMYLHIFLLVLVFIPVCYLFIYGYVTWLKKDIFLENMYLLPTLLAAVSLQVFGLVSHYQLYSVGADRSIIINQSIGALVFVGTVFTLSGLLKVQAIPLGMVFMNLTVLFLNRSSVKHGVTSLVPA